The Episyrphus balteatus chromosome 4, idEpiBalt1.1, whole genome shotgun sequence genome includes a window with the following:
- the LOC129917805 gene encoding DNA polymerase zeta subunit 2 has protein sequence MNEDTATDLIIEALEVFINHILYVRDVYPPQIFRKRKIYDCPVFVSIYPNVTNYITEALTTARQLKKSNKLKKVELLIYRDEDWTYEKYSFDISDDCLLAIARRGKDPYLLECEQQLRTALYSLSERCKSFEKLPEDARFRIQLHTTQSAFMETCCGPASQDFPWLQTENDGDGGFREVKLLPICTINSTGLKINAFV, from the exons atgaatgaagata CTGCAACAGATCTTATAATAGAAGCTCTAGAAGTATTTATCAATCACATCCTCTATGTCCGTGATGTTTACCCGCCACAAATATTtcgtaaaagaaaaatatacgaCTGTCCAgtatttgtttcaatttatcCAAATGTAACAAATTATATAACGGAAGCCCTAACCACTGCACGACAGCTTAAAAAGagtaataaattgaaaaaagttgaattaCTAATATACCGTGATGAAGACTGGACCTACGAAAAGTATTCTTTTGATATTTCCGATGATTGTCTTTTAGCCATTGCAAGAAGAGGCAAAGATCCTTATCTATTGGAATGTGAACAACAACTGAGAACTGCTCTATATTCACTATCAGAAAGGTGTAAATCTTTTGAAAAGTTACCTGAAGATGCTAGGTTTAGAATTCAATTGCATACAACACAAAGCGCTTTTATGGAGACGTGTTGTGGTCCTGCATCTCAG GACTTCCCATGGTTGCAAACAGAAAACGACGGTGATGGTGGTTTCCGGGAGGTCAAATTACTTCCTATATGTACAATTAATTCCACCGGTTTGAAGATAAATGCCTtcgtttaa
- the LOC129917807 gene encoding peroxiredoxin-5, mitochondrial translates to MQSLFLRSVTSVIASNSVRLQLTRSISKTLAAMAPIKVGDKLPSADLFEDSPANKINIADLSANKKIIIFGVPGAFTPGCSKTHLPGYIENADSIKSGQGVSEIVCVSVNDPFVMSAWGKEHSAGGKVRMLADPAANFAKALDLTIDLPPLGGVRAKRFSMVVENGQVKELNVEPDGTGLSCSLANNIGKK, encoded by the exons ATGCAATCGCTTTTCTTGCGTTCAGTTACTTCAGTAATCGCAAGCAATTCTGTTCGGCTTCAATTAACACGCTCCATATCAAAAACTCTTGCTGCCATGGCCCCAATCAAG GTTGGCGATAAACTTCCTTCAGCTGATCTCTTTGAAGACTCACCGGCAAACAAAATCAACATTGCCGATTTgagtgcaaacaaaaaaattataatttttggtgTGCCTGGAGCATTTACGCCAGGTTGTTCAAAG aCTCATTTGCCTGGTTACATTGAAAATGCTGATTCGATTAAATCCGGCCAGGGTGTGAGTGAAATTGTTTGCGTGTCAGTGAATGACCCATTTGTCATGTCTGCTTGGGGTAAGGAACATTCCGCTGGTGGAAAAGTTCGTATGTTGGCCGATCCAGCTGCAAATTTCGCAAAGGCATTGGACTTGACCATCGACTTGCCACCTCTAGGCGGAGTTCGAGCCAAACGTTTCTCAATGGTTGTTGAGAATGGACAAGTTAAGGAGTTGAATGTTGAGCCAGATGGTACTGGTTTAAGTTGTTCTTTGGCCAACAATATTGGAAAGAAGtaa
- the LOC129917804 gene encoding uncharacterized protein LOC129917804 — MKYSHLSLLVVFLFTATSNTLADKKDGNPSKAPLTPKVYIKLLQNRRKDHSLLIQRMLQNDYSKNYKMISLALDKIFQVIKQSNQTLNEESYSPIADGFPVEQQIQEAVTLLIEDTCLAADIILHFPEMSQKILKKVPQWKESINWCLDFVMHFPHIIDEQIVELIDLVGQEINEDTRRTDFINPYYKKVDTEEEIPTKKTKREKKKVKKGPQLTSRSDL, encoded by the exons ATGAAGTATAGTCATTTGTCACTTTTggttgttttcttatttactgCAACATCCAACACTTTGGCTGACAAAAAAGATGGGAATCCCAGCAAAGCTCCATTAACACCAAAAGTTT ATATAAAACTCTTGCAAAATCGCCGCAAAGACCACTCACTTTTGATTCAAAGAATGCTCCAAAATGACTAcagtaaaaattacaaaatgatCTCGTTGGCTTTGGATAAAATATTTCaa GTTATAAAACAAAGCAATCAAACTTTGAATGAGGAAAGTTATTCCCCAATTGCTGACGGTTTTCCTGTTGAACAACAAATCCAAGAAGCCGTCACTTTGCTGATAGAAGACACATGTCTTGCGGCAGACATTATTTTGCATTTTCCCGAAATGTCTCAAAAGATTCTTAAAAAAGTCCCACAATGGAAAGAATCTATAAATTGGTGTCTTGATTTTGTGATGCATTTTCCACACATTATTGACGAACAAATAGTCGAGTTGATTGACCTTGTTGGTCAAGAAATCAATGAGGACACAAGAAGAACCGATTTTATTAATCCTTATTACAAAAAAGTCGATACGGAAGAGGAGATTCCCACAAAGAAGACAAAGCGAGAAaagaaaaaggtcaaaaaaggTCCACAACTCACATCAAGATCAGACCTTTAA